CGTCGGCGGGCGTGGCGGGCCGAAGGGTGAAGGACATGCCCCAGGGTAGATGGGGCGGGCGGCGCGGGGTTGCGAAATCTGTCAGACTCCCCCGCTTACCCTGGGCGGATGGTGCGGCCCATGCCCGGTGACGCGGAGGAGACCCCGGAATTCCAGTTCCGGCACCGCTCCCTCCTCGTCATCCTGGGGTGCGTGCTGGGGGCGTCCATCGCCACGCTGTGCGTCTCGGGAGCCTGGCTGTTCACGGCCCTGGACCGGCTGGTGCTGAGCTTCATCGTGGTCAAGAACGCCCTGCTGTTCGTGTGGCTGTGGCGCAGGCCCCGGGCCCTGGTGCGGGTGGGCGTCATCGAACTGCTGCTGGAGGGGATTGGCGGCGTCGGCAAGCTGTGGCTGGCCCTGATGGTCGAACACACGGCCTACAGCCTGGGGGGCTACTCGTACTGGCTGATGCTGAACTACTTCATCGCCGCGCTCGTCTGGCGAGGCCGCGCGGCCCTGTGGGTGTCCCTGGGGTGGTTCGCGGTGCTGCTCACGCTGGGCGGCCTGTACTGGTTTTCCTCCAGCATTCCCCTGAGCACGAAGCAGCAGTATGGCAACACCCTCCTCCAGCTTTACCTGACGCACGCCACCCTGATCGCGTTCCTGACCCTCCAGGGCCGGTTGCTGGGGCAGTACCTCGCCGCCATTGTGCGGGCCGAGGGCGCGGCGCGGTTTGCCCATGTGGACGGCCTGACGGGCACGGCCAACCGACGGCAACTGGAGGCGTGGCTCCGGGCGCGGCACGAGCACGCCGGGCGAACGGGGGAACCCTGGAGCGTCATCCTGTTCGACCTCGACCACTTCAAGGGCGTCAACGACACGTACGGGCACGCGGCGGGCGACCGGGTGCTCCAGGCGACTGCCGCCGCCGTGCGCCAGGCCCTGTGGGAGGGGGACCAGATGGGCCGCTGGGGGGGCGAGGAGTTCCTGGTCATCCTGCCCGGAACGGGCCCGGCGGACGCCGTGCGGGTGGCGGAACGTCTCCAGGAGGCGGTGACCGCGGTGGAGTACCCGGACGTGGGCCGGGTGACCATCAGTTGCGGCGTGGCGCAGCAGGCACAGGGTGAGAGCGTCGAGGCCCTCCTGCACCGGGCAGACGAGGCCCTGTACGCGGCCAAGCGGGGAGGCCGGGCCCTCGTGGAGGTGGCGTGGTGAGAAGGAGCTTGACTCAGCGCCCTGCGCTGTCCTCCTGCGCCCGCTGCCACGCCGCGTAGCTCACCCGGTCGAGGGTGAAGGTGTCGCGCGTGCGGGTATACGTGCCCCGGCCCCCCATGCGCCCCACCAGATCGAGGGCGGCGGTGTCCACGTACATCCGTGCCTCGTCGAGCAGGGCGTCCGCGCGCAGGTGC
This region of Deinococcus apachensis DSM 19763 genomic DNA includes:
- a CDS encoding GGDEF domain-containing protein, producing MVRPMPGDAEETPEFQFRHRSLLVILGCVLGASIATLCVSGAWLFTALDRLVLSFIVVKNALLFVWLWRRPRALVRVGVIELLLEGIGGVGKLWLALMVEHTAYSLGGYSYWLMLNYFIAALVWRGRAALWVSLGWFAVLLTLGGLYWFSSSIPLSTKQQYGNTLLQLYLTHATLIAFLTLQGRLLGQYLAAIVRAEGAARFAHVDGLTGTANRRQLEAWLRARHEHAGRTGEPWSVILFDLDHFKGVNDTYGHAAGDRVLQATAAAVRQALWEGDQMGRWGGEEFLVILPGTGPADAVRVAERLQEAVTAVEYPDVGRVTISCGVAQQAQGESVEALLHRADEALYAAKRGGRALVEVAW